The nucleotide window TTAAACTTCTTAGTGGGACCAAGACAAGTTGGCAAAACCACAACCTTAAAAATATATATACATAAACTCCTTTCAGAAAATGTTAACCCAAAATCGATATTCTATTTCTCATGCGAAGAATTAACTGATTTTAGAGAGCTTGGAGAAGTAATCGATAATTATGCGAGTTTTAGGGAGGCAAATAAAATTTCATCTTCCATCATAATCTTAGATGAAATAACATTTGTGGAAGACTGGCATAGAGCTATCAAAGCCAGAATAGATAGGGGGGTTTTCAAGAGTGACATATTAATAATAAGTGGATCTGCAAGCTTGGAGATTTTAAGGCAAAAGGAATACTTCCCAGGTAGAAGGGGGAGTGGAATAGATATAAACTTCTATCCATTAAGCTTCCCAGAATACCTCAAAGCATTAAAGGGGTTAGAAACAGTTAAAGGGGATATTTTGGAAATTGAGAAGGTTATGGAAGCCAACAAAATACACAAACCAGTATTAAAGGAATTCTTCAATAAATATATGTCTACAGGTGGATTCCCATTACCAATAATAGAATTCTTCTCGAAGGGGAGAATATCATTTGAAACTAGGAAGATCTACATAGACTGGCTGAGAAATGATTTCAGGAAGCTTGGGAGGAATGAAAGTTACATGAAGGAGGTTTTAGCCTACATAGTGAATTCCCAATGCAACCCAATAAGCTGGTTAAGTATATCAAGGGAAACCTCCATTGCCTCGCCTCACACAGCACAAGCCTACGTTGAAGATCTGAAAAACCTATTCGTCACTGAAATCATAAACTTCCTCTCACAAGATTCAAAAATCCTATTTAGGAAGAATAAGAAGGTTTACATAATAGACCCATTCCTCTACACAACAATCTGCGAATACGTGAAAGTAGAGGCACATAAGCCTTCACTCCTAGAATCCATAGTAGCATCACATCTAACGAGAAAATATGAAACATTCTACTGGAGGAATAAAAGTGAAGTTGACTTAATAATTAAATTAAATGGAAAACAAATTGGAATAGAGGTGAAAACGAGACCAAGAAGTTGGAGGAAGCCAAAACATCTAGATAAAATTCTAATCTTAACAATGGAAGAAATACCATTATTCCTGAGCAGCATAGACTTTTAAACATTCACATAATTAAATTGGATTTATTGAAGGGAAGATTACACATTACAGTTTAATGTTTCTTATGAAGCTTCTGGAACGGGCATTTACCATACCTGTGAAATGGGCATGCCGAACAAAAGGTATTCCCTGAATTACTCGGACCCTTCTCAATCATTTCCAACGCATAGTTAAACACTGATGCTTAACATTTAAATTTTGAGATGCCTTCAATTGAATTCTATTCCACTTAGGCTAGATGGATGTGGAGGGGAGGGTTAATTGCATGTGGAATATGTTTATCTCAATCCAGAGTATTATGGATGACACAACAACCTCAAATATGGATACAACAGATCCCACTCTAAGGTAATCTATAAGCTTAATCTTCACCCCCTTCCTACGCATGGTTTCAAGCCACATTAATATTGCCAGTGAACCTAGGGGGAAGAAGTGTGGGCCGAGATTGTTCCCAATAATATTTGAGAATATTAGATTTGTGATATGTTTCGAATCCATATTATTTGAGTTGTTTACAATTATGTGTTCTATGGATATAAGTCCAAGTATTGTCATAGGCCAATTATTCATGAAGCTTGCACCAACCGTGACTATTAAGCTTAAGACTATGGATGACAATACTGATGGCAGTTTCAATGCCTCCATGAACAAGTATGCAATGAAATCCACAGCTCCAACATGCCTCAACCCTTGAACGACGAGGAATATGCTCAACATGAATAAAATTATATCCCAATTAATATCCCTTGCAATGCTCTTCAACCCCTTCCTCTCCTCAACGAATAAATGCTCTTCCAATGATATTATGTAAACCACAAGTAGGAATATGGCTCCAGAACATATAACCAATGAAACGGGGATCCTATGAAGGGAAGCAAAAACATACCCAACATCTATTGCAGCTAAGGTGGCTATAGCCAGCATTAAAAGGTTTCTTGGAATTATGTGCCCAGTATCCAAAGCCTCCACGAGATTGAGGGGGTATGATTTTGGAACCCTCTTCCTGAAGAATATGTAGACTATTATGAGGCTTGTCACAATGGTAACCACAGCCACTGGACCCATGAATAATAGGTGATCTATGAAGCTATACTTGAAGAAGTCTGCACTCACAATGTTTATTGGATTGCTTGTTATGAGGGGCATGGCCGCCGTGTCAGCTATGAGTCCAGCTGAGAATAGGTATGCAAGCCTCCCCCTCTCATCTATCTTCAATTGACTTATGATCTCAATAACTATTGGCGTCAATATTAGCACAGCACTATCATTGGCGAATAATATACTGACACATGCAGTGA belongs to Candidatus Culexarchaeum yellowstonense and includes:
- a CDS encoding ATP-binding protein produces the protein MESQNPWWYGEVDGKYEEWKKSPVKWEPPILRRFNFKKYSLNFLVGPRQVGKTTTLKIYIHKLLSENVNPKSIFYFSCEELTDFRELGEVIDNYASFREANKISSSIIILDEITFVEDWHRAIKARIDRGVFKSDILIISGSASLEILRQKEYFPGRRGSGIDINFYPLSFPEYLKALKGLETVKGDILEIEKVMEANKIHKPVLKEFFNKYMSTGGFPLPIIEFFSKGRISFETRKIYIDWLRNDFRKLGRNESYMKEVLAYIVNSQCNPISWLSISRETSIASPHTAQAYVEDLKNLFVTEIINFLSQDSKILFRKNKKVYIIDPFLYTTICEYVKVEAHKPSLLESIVASHLTRKYETFYWRNKSEVDLIIKLNGKQIGIEVKTRPRSWRKPKHLDKILILTMEEIPLFLSSIDF
- a CDS encoding SLC13 family permease; its protein translation is MSFKAFTSLAIFVVTLYLMIKRPKGISLGLAAGIGAAASLIFGTISLSDAIDAFYDIWDAALAFIGIVTLSVTLDAMGFFKWAAVKVAKLAGGSGLKLYFYIALLTACVSILFANDSAVLILTPIVIEIISQLKIDERGRLAYLFSAGLIADTAAMPLITSNPINIVSADFFKYSFIDHLLFMGPVAVVTIVTSLIIVYIFFRKRVPKSYPLNLVEALDTGHIIPRNLLMLAIATLAAIDVGYVFASLHRIPVSLVICSGAIFLLVVYIISLEEHLFVEERKGLKSIARDINWDIILFMLSIFLVVQGLRHVGAVDFIAYLFMEALKLPSVLSSIVLSLIVTVGASFMNNWPMTILGLISIEHIIVNNSNNMDSKHITNLIFSNIIGNNLGPHFFPLGSLAILMWLETMRRKGVKIKLIDYLRVGSVVSIFEVVVSSIILWIEINIFHMQLTLPSTSI